The Engraulis encrasicolus isolate BLACKSEA-1 chromosome 11, IST_EnEncr_1.0, whole genome shotgun sequence nucleotide sequence CCTGATTAAGAAAATTGAAACATTTTTCACAACACCCATACAGActcgcatgccacacacacacacacacacacacacactctcacacacacacacacacactcacacacacacacacacacacacacacacacacacacacacacacacacacacacacacacacacacagacagacacacacacacagacacacacacacacacactcacacacgcacacacacacacacactatgtagttATGATTGGTAGAAGCTCAGGCTACAATGCTGCATGATGGTGTCAGGGAAACACAGCAGGCATTAGTATGAagggaggtcacacacacacacacacacacacacacacacacacacacacacacacacacacacacacacacacacacacctttattgtCAGACAGATGGCAACAGATTCGAACCCGAGATGGTCTGTAATTGCACTGTAATCTCCCTGCTGTCTGGGGCACTTAGGGTGCcattgcaatcacacacacaaacagaacagacAGAACGGATAGCACGTGGCAAAAATGGAAATAACAGAagggtgtctgtgtgagagagaggcttgAGTTTGagtatgtacacgtgtgtgtgtgtgtgtgtgtatgtgtgtgcgtgcgtacgtgtgtgtgtgtgtgtcaatgtgtgtgtgtgtgtgtgtgtgtgtgtgtgtgtgtgtgtgtgtgtgtgtgtgtgtgtgtgtgtgtgtgtgtgtgtgtgtgtgtgtgtgtgtgtgtgtgtgtgtttgttcctctCACATTTGAAGCTGTTACTGTGAGATGGAGGCTGTGTTAAGCACAGAAGTTTGTTTTGTGCAGGGaaagcatgtgtatgtatgtgtggacaCATGCTAATCaggcagaggtgtgtgtatgtgtgtgtgtgtgtgtgtatgtgtgtgtgtgtgtgtgtgtgtgtgtgtgtgtgtgtgtgtgtgtgtgtgcgtgcacattttcACGTGTGATATTGCAAATGAGGCAGATGTGTTAGATACTGTACCCCGTAGGGGTAAGAGAGTTTGGAGGGGTAATTTTCTGTCACCCTgagttctcctctccactctctagGTAAGAGAGAGTTCTCTCTCACTGATGATGACACGTTTCATTCCCACGATTCATTGCTCCGGGTCCGTCGTCCAATGAGATGTCACGCCAGTACAAACAGACCAATCAGGTCCGGACGTCGTGCTCATCACATCGAGGAGCTCATATCGACTGGAAACAAACAGCTGTGTCGTGATCCATACATTACCTCtgcaatgtgacacacacacacacacacacacacacacacacacacacacacacacacacacacactgtacatactgcACACGTCCCCTCAGGCAGTATGGAGAAGAGAATTTAATTTCAGGATGAAACTTGAAAAATATTTGAACGGTTTATTGAACGAGGGTACAGAAGcggaagaaagaacagatagagaggggaagagagagtgagagaggagaggtggcgaAGGAGCGAATAAAGAGAGGAAAGGGTGGAACGATGATTAAAATGAGAGATTGAttaggacagtgattctcaaagtgggggttgggacccctaagGGGTTTACAGTGGCAGTGAGGGgtcccaaaagggggtcccctctgaaacagtttgggaaccactggcctaggttGAGCGAGAGGGGGTACGTATGGGTCCTTATCAGGAAGAAGGGTGTGATGGCTGGAGACgacaacaatgaaaaaaaaacaacgccACAcagcaataaataaacaaacctgTCAATAAATGCGGATCCTTTATGAACCCTTGGCATGGATGACTCATTCATTTGTCTTGTTGTTTTTGGGATACTTTTAAGGGGACACAATAGTTGATTTATCTACACAAAAAATCAAGGACTGTTTGTACATTGAGTCTTGTTTTTATTGGGAATGAATTTTGGTATTATGTGTGTTTGGTTGAGTGTGTTTTAGGCATCATCAAATTATCAATGCAATTTGTGTGTTTtaattaaacgtgtgtgtgtgtgtgtgtgtgcatgcgtgcgtgcgtgctgtttaTGTAGGCTACCATTAGTACTTCCGTGTGCGGGTGAGTGGGTGTCTAGTCTGTCTACGTGTGCATTGAAGAGTGGCAGCAAAAATGATTTCAGAGGATAAAACAATCAATTGCACTAATCAGCTTAACCAGATagcggagctggagctggagctggagcaatCAAGATTGCCCTCaataaaactgtgtgtgtttgtgtgtgtgtgtgtgtgtgtgtgtgtgtgtgtgtgtgtgtgtgtgtgtgtgtgtgtgtgtgtgtgtgtgtgtgtgtgtgtgtgtgtgtgtgtgtgtgtgtgtgtgcacgtactcaTGCAAGCACAGATGAGAAGTTTGAGTCTTTGGCTGCACTGAGACCAGTGCATGTTGGGTAAAGCCAGCAGTATGTACATGTTTtatttcattaaagggacactgtgcaggaaatggtcaaaataaggtactgcaacaatgctgctcattgaaactgggctgcctattgccaaatgtgatatttacatggaagtttactgagtaataaacacatattttctagtatggtccaagtacagtcattttggagaatatcccccttttcatgtatgaaaagtgtaatttttccagtcataatgaatacccagaatttgatggtggtggtaagtattcatgacaaaggtaacattagtgaatgggcagcatgaattctggaaataaacatcaaaaaatctcacaaagtgtacctttaaaataAATACCTCTGCCCCAGCTGCATTAGCATAATGACattaataaaataggcctatgtagcaATCATTACACTGTACCAATCATTAGGTTCTAGTATTGTAAGGCACAAGTACCTGTATATATGGCACTGTGCTTGTTGAAGTTCATCACCTTGGTCTAAACTTCTTGCGTGTTCAATCTAACTCACAGAAAAGCAAGACATAGTTATTGTACTGTTTTTAatcattttaaaatgttctttgTAAGCACAAATTAATTCCTGAACTACTTGTAAGCCAATACATCAAATTTGAGCAATTCTAGCCTATATTCTAACATGCTGTATGTTACATGTACTAGATTCACGGTTACTGTCTCTGTCCCCACCGTTACATGAATTAGGCAGTCTAACCGTGTATAAACACATTGTAACACTTAAACACAAACACTTTTATGTTGAAAGAAGAGAGCAAAGTGTTGGGACTTTTACGTGGTATATTTTGGAACACTGGGGGGAGGAAGCAGAGAGCTCGCTGGAGGGAAACGGAGACTGGGAGTGAATTAAAATGAGATGGGGAGCAGCCTTTAATGTTGTGTGCTGATGAACGGTTAATAAACCCTTTGGAAGTCTTATAAACAATTGGCCTCCGGAATCTCTGTATATGCCCAGAACCCACTTTACAAACATATGCATGTGACATCATGTAGCCTGCGTGCACTAGGTTAGGGacatgaccagtgtgtgtgtgtgtgtgtgtgtgtgtgtgtgtgtgtgtgtgtgtgtgtgtgtgtgtgtgtgtgtgtgtgtgtgtgtgtgtgtgtgtgtgtgtgtgtgtgtgtgtgtgtgtccgtatgacTGAGTGTGAAGTGAAGCGTGATGTCATCTTGCTGCAGTCACCTCACTCACCCGCGGAAAAACCTGGAGGACATGGCAAAGCACCttgctgttgcacacacacacacacacaaacacagacacagacacagacacacacacacacacacacacacacacacacacacacacacacacacacacacacacagacacacacacacacacacacacacacacacacacacacacaaagaggcttaCATAtgatatgcatgaacacacacatacacccagtgGGATGTTTTTTGAGGAAAAACGGCATGATGCTTAATAGAGAAGGCACTTAGAGGATTgatagagggatgagaggagggaaagaatAAAGAGATGAGAGGGCACTTACAGGGAGGGATAGATTAGGATGAGCACTGTGGAGGAACATGAGTGTTAGGCTATATTTGCAATTTCAAGGATTTACGCAGTGCATGCAATAGCCTATGAAGTGTTTTCACAAATTGACATTAGaaagaaagcaaagaaaaaacgAAAAAATAGAGAAACTGAAGAGAAGATAGGGGTGGATAAGACAGACGTTCATCAAAGGGATGGAATGTTTCATCATCAGATATCCCCCCGGTTAATATCCTTGAAGCAAACTGTTTCCTTTGCACATCCTCTATCAATATAAGGATGTCCGCACTGCACCCCTGGGACGCACAGGCTGTGGGCGGTTGATGAAGAAAGTTATTTGAGTGAAAGCGAAACCGCGTCGGCTCGATTATGCACTGCAACTCAGCTGTCCAGTCAAATGCACTGGTTTCGGTTTCGCTCTTACACCCTTCATTCCGTGGCGTATTTAAAGCGCCACCCTAATGATCACAGCGCCACTTCTTCTGACTCTTTCTACAATAGTCTCATCGACTGTTTTTCACTCCAGAACTCGGTAAGAACAACAATAGACTATTAATTGTGTGTTAGGATATGCCCTACAGTTCTGCTAGCCTGTCGTTTCATTCTGATTTATTTTCTGGTTGGCTATGTTCTTATCCTATCTGCCAACAGCTTATTGTTGCctataaaaaacatgaaataagctaCACAATCGAAGTTGACTTGTTTCCATGGGTAAATGTAATTGTATTAGGCCTACGTATTGAATAGTGACAACATTTTGCAGGACGAAATTACATCTACAATAATTTCATCTGCTTTCTTGAGAACAAAAGTGAAAGTAGGCTAAATGAGTGTAAGAATCCAAGTCATTTCCGCGCAGCAGGGGCGGCTCCGCGCACAGCTTGAACAGTGCGTTTTGGACTTGACAAAgcgatgttttgtttttgtttcaaaaTACAATCACGCCTCACGCAACAACTATAGGCTAGTATTGCACATTACTGTTTGCGGGAACAGGTCTGCCGAAAGCCTAGTCTTTTACAATGTGTTTCATGTGGTCTATTCATTTATTGACAGGAAGATGGCTGTGTGTCTGCGTATTCCAAAAGAAATACCTCCGTGCTTCGAGCGTGGAGACCAGGATGACTGGCCTGGATGGGAAGACATCAGGCATGTTTTACAACATTCTTAAACTCAtacaaaaactagaaatgcactcaaagagtgcagacctcacccaaggaagctgtttgatagaacatttgactatgtgacATCCTTAAAAAtaatctttctgccttctttttggggAGTTAGAAACTCGAatatcaaaattcaccctatcctgcaCTGGTGTagaatctttaaagggacactgtgtgagatttttagttgtttatttccagaattcatgctgcccattcactgttacctttttcatgaatacttaacaccagcatcaaattataagtattcattatgactgtctggaaaaattgcacttttcatacatgaaaagggggatcttctccatggttcgccattttgaatttccaaaaatagccatttttagctgcaaaaatgactgtacttggaccacactggaaaatatttgtttaatacttagtaaactttcatgttaagatcaaatttggcaataggcagcccaatttcaataagcagcatagttgcagtaccttttttgaccatttcctgcacagtgtccctttaaagtgttcTGGTTCtggatcaattttttttttttatccatagCCTATCCGTTCaggactttttgagttatcctgctgacaaacagacagagagacaaaccaatgcgaccaaaaACAAAACCTTTTTTGTGGAGGTAATAATCATTCACCGAGaaatctaagtaggcctactgtgtatctATACTGTAAGTTGGTAGGGGCCTACAAAGCTTATCTAAGCAAGCTTGGCTATTACAACGTCACATTTGTTTGGCATTTTCATTTTTCTGTGGTTCCTGTTCATGTTTCAGTATTGTAATAAGTGTAGGcaacatttgaagagctcttttccaaaatgccatatccacaattttttttattttttttaactttttgtatttattaatattggaattgactgttatcTATCCTATCATCTTATAGTCCTATCATCTTtgtgtgacttcttgccattcaaatgtttttagaacatataaaaatgcattttgcaatgcaattcaatggaatgccgcatacaaaaagttcccaacattctacaaaatggatatatctcattttggaaaagagctcttcattttctATTCTGCCTCTGTGTTCCGTAACCCCTGAGGACAGCCTGGGGTCaatggccagggttgccagatgaggctgatgatttccagctcaaaaaatgttcaaaccgcgcctagaagcacaaaatcccgcccaattctattgattactatggcaaaaagtgtgcgggtttttctgctaaatgcaatttctagccgcacacagccatcctaagcagcccaattgggagggaaacttAACTTAACTACTGTGATTTAAATAAGATGAATACTCTCTCTACAAGCAGAATGGAAAATAACTGttctaaaaaaaaaccttggtAGGCTACATGGGCCTAATCAACTTTTACTGTCTTTGTTTTCAGGAGGGACTTGGAAATGGTTGCTAAGGAACTACAAGACTATCATGGCGATGAGGAAGTTGACGCAATGGGATGGGATGAATACGAGTATGTTTCACACCAACTCTAAACTCACATGACTTTACATTACACATAGCAAAAGCCAAAGCAAAAGCCGCTTTAGCCAaactctctaggtcgtcctcagatgaGCCTTCtatcgttgcttccaatcatccctCCATACATCTTTccaattcactggtactctgggttcctgcgtccttcttaagtatgtccacaaTAACAAAGCAACTTTGTTATTTAGTAGGTGCAGGGTATCGTTGCCTTCAGTCCTTGTCTTTGCTTgaattgcatgtgtgtatgaaatgcgctatacaaataaacctgccttgccttgcctatgggTTGCCAAAGTCTCTGCTTCTTCTGGACGGTCCATGGGGCCTGAGAAGTCAAATCAATTGTCCCCATTTCAACACAGTTAGATCACTCACGTGTTCATTAACAGGAATGATGGGATTAGGGAAATGAAATGAGGATTGTAACAAAGTTTACACATCACTCTCTCCATAAACTTGCACAGCACAGTTGAAAATTGAACCGAAGTTTACAGATTGTCTTTACATTTCTTACTCAGAGCGGGGCTGGCTGACATGTGTAGTGAAGAGGAGCCTGGATCGGAGGAGTCATCATCTGACGATAGGACTGATACTAGCCGGTTTCCTGCGTAAGTAAAACTTCAGTGCAACACATGCAGTTTTGCAAACCACTTATGGCTTACGTAATAGTACATGTCAGCTTAGTATGTTCACCTTTACTGTGTTTTCTTTACAGGAGGAAGAGGGTGTTTCACTTGCACGATAAGTTGTCAAAGAAAAAGAAACCTCATCTATCTAAAGATGAGGAGAACACCAAGGTGAAGGTGGGCTTGCTCAACGTTCGATCACTCAATAACAAATCAGGCCGAATCCGGGCACTCATAGAAGAGAGGAGCCTGGATATGTGCCTCCTCACAGAGACCTGGTTAAGAGACAACGCTGATAATCTTCTCAGAGACGCTTGTCCTCCAAACTTTCGTTTCCATCATAAGGACAGAGCGCAGGGTAGAGGTGGAGGGGTCGCTAGCTTGTTCTCGGATGAGTTTCAACATGCACGCATCGATGGCCATGCAGAAGCTGCCTTTGAGTGTCTAGCTGTAGAGCTGCTTCACACAGGCTGGGACCAGTCAGTCTTGGTCATCAATGTGTACCGACCCCCGAGACAAGGTCTGAGAAACGTACTGGATTTCTGCAAAGCGTTTGGCAAGGTCTTTAGGGACAGCTCTAGACCATACGACTGTGTGCTGGTGGCCGGGGATTTCAATTTCCATTTTGAAAGGGAGAACAGAATCAGCAATGCCCTCTTTAAAAGTTTCCTCTGGCTATATGGGCTGGATCAGCATGTAGACAGACCAACACATCAGTCAGGTCACACCCTCGATCTCGTCTTGACCACCAATGTGGAAATCTCAGATCTCAGCATTGAAAACGATAACATTGCTGACCATTACACTGTATATTCTAGAGCCAGGCCAAATATGTCTTTAGACAGGCACCAATGGATGAACTCTGCAAAGGCAAGATTGCGACGATATCTGAGACAATTAAGACAAAGATAGATCAGTCTAATGCTGCGTCAAGACCAATACAAGGGTGACCtttgctgcctggtagcggaggtagcttaagaggttttgccatgaattcactttatttGCTCTCGACGTGACATTGGCATGTTTGATTAAGATAATtacataacagctctggcttgacatGATAGGAACATTTCAATTTATTTTTGTCTAACCTCGCCACAGCTTATTACCATAATATTTGCTTGGCTCTAAtcgttgaaattcgctctggtagcccAGTTCACTTACCCTCCATACAGAAATAATTACTTCCGTCGACACATACTTTAAAAAATGCACTTTGATGAGTAATACCAAAAGTCTTTCTTACTTACTTAACTTTACTGTTACTTTTCCTTGtaaacttttttttgcttttttattgttttattgttacaGTGTACTTATGTGGTCAATGACTAACTATAGCCACAACCATAACTTCTAGACATAAAATTAGGGCTGACGGCAGATAATCATTAGTTGACCAAAAAAAATATTAGTCGACCAAATTCCATTGGGCGATTAGTTGCAGGGGGGAAGGGTACAATGGACTTGCAGCAGCCTTTCCCACTTCAATGGGTGTCTGGAGTTTGCTgtcccctccctctgtccctctctaatGTTAATCTAATTTTAGTGTCTGAGTTTAAGTCTCCCTTACATTATTTAATTTGTTACCCTTTTCCTACTGTATTGCACTCTTGTGATGCCTAATTTCACATACTTTGATTTATTAGCGCCACACGGTGCAACATAAGCCTGTGGCATGGTGACAAATTCCTTAACTGGGCTAACGCTAGTCACGATTTAGCAttgttttcattcattttctcatgagTGGGAAGAACAGCTCTCACCACATGCTGATCCTTACTGTTTCTGTAACCTTGCAGTTGTGTGATTATTTTTGATCACTTTGtcaattttgtccattttgaaaTGGCAGTATGACCCTGGCAACTTACCAATTTTAGCTAACTTTTTTGTAGCTGAACTTAGCTAAACTAGTTTTGCCAGTTCACACTGAGTTCAATGAGATGCATGCTAGGTTTCGATACATGTAAAAATTATAAATCTTGTTACTAATCTAGAGATTTTATCTTGTAAATCATCAACTCTATTGTGTGTAATTTGTTGTACTGTGTACATAGTATTGGTTACTAGCCTgctaaaccagcctaaatgtgagattggatgtgtaatttagtctggccccgatgaatagtacatccgaagattgttgatgagaacaacccgttgtctttcaaaccgtgcctgtgcctataggacgGCGCTCTGACAAGTCAGCGCTGTCTTtcttgttgatgtgctttcccaacgttgcgagcttcgtcgtcactccctcaaaactctgcccgctttgattcaaaacaaatctctgcgttgtgattggtttgccagattcttggcaagcctggcagaccactaaaacgatgcgaggccagaccacttGCAGCCAAAAAATGTTGGCATCCAGccggtggcgctggtttactaggctaattgGTTACCCCTGTTTCTGTAACCCTGGTAAAGAGGAGTGGGAAGGACAGCTCCCACCCCATGCTTATCTGTACAATTTCTGTAAATGCATGAAGTGTGGATAATCTGTGTCAGCATCACTCATTCATCTCCACCATATCACAACACAGAGTAAAACAAATGACCGGTTACACAAAGCCACAAAGGTTGTAGTGTTTAGATGAACCAGGAAGTAGTTTGTTTGTCACAGGTTACTCCCAGCGTTAGTGGTAAATGTGCATAAATGTGGCAGCCAAGCATTAAAGGTGAAACTTCACAGATGTGTATCCCAGATGTGTCAAAATGGGGGGGCCTTTGAAAAATTCTCCCGAGTAGTCGATTAGTCGGAGTAAATAACAGCCACTTGTtgaccaacaaaatccttggCCGAGGACAGCTCTACATGCAAGCATCCAAATCGATATGTCAGCGTTGCCAGACTATTTGTCAGTATAAGAACATTTCTGAATGGATGGTATTccatcagtacagtacagtatgttgtgaTATATCCTTATTTTGGTGAcaggactgtgtgcatgtgtagcatGTAATATAGGCTATTCATTGTATCAAATGAAAAGGGGCTGTGTATTGTAGCATGTATAAtaagttattttttattattatatggttgtgacgtcatctgtcgaatgctccattcatttcaacagggctccccaacgttcggacgtctgttatttttcgataacggacgggttggtctataacagaccgctgtcaatggcaacaagacttttcactgctaaagcgacttttcaacaagactctaatcagctgctgtgatagacagcacccgttgtcctggctaccgctgtcaatggcaacaagacgttcactgctaaagccactggcttgtatacaagtcagtggctaaagcgaatgtttcatatcactccgcagggggtccggtcttttgtcactctaatcagctgctgtgatagacaacacctgttgtcctggctagcctacctagctgttgcctagcggtgttccacaacggcactgttttgttttgcgcagcaacaatcttaacattaaataggtctaaagaaatggccccgcatgtgtgaatcatttatatccatataataagcgggttaactttcggcgagtcggtcgctttgtggaatagcagcacttcagagagaacaagacccctccgctccgcgtcggggtctaaagattctctctgttgtgctgctattccacggtagcgaccttctcgccgaacgttaacccttacttaactacAAAGGGGTGGGATTCAATAAACTCTGTTGTTCTGctgttctgtttttgtgtgttaaatgttgtaaattgttcattcTTCTTGCATGTCTGAAATAAATTCAATTCAATCAATCTGTACTCATGAGATGGAGCCATATTTGAAGTCATTGTGcgagttttgtgtttttgtgttttggtaATACTGTGTTATAATAACGGTTATGGGGTTATTAGCCCAGTTACAGTGTAAACAGTGGTAAAAGtacatacagtgttgccagattgggcgggtgcccgcacaattgggctactttggatggccgtctgcgggaaaaaacgggaaaaattggccatttggcgtttttttaagccgtttttggcccatagaaaccaatgcaatttgttgaaattgggcggaatttagcgcattttgggtttttttgagaaccttttgtgagggttttgatcagacaaatctggcaacactgagtacaTACAGTACCTCATCAAGGTAGAGAAAACAACTTATTATTCAGTGACTCACTGCAGGACAATCAATGCTTATGTAATACGGTGAAGGTGGTCTGCTTCACCCAAAATGTTCCCCATGCAGGGTTTACCCAATCAATGATCCAAGAGGCATGTGATAGAGAAAATTAAAAATAGTTTTATTATTTACAATaaatatgacaaaaaaagaaagaaaaaggattgAAACTGAGGCTGTATGGGCAGCAGGCTAGTACATACACAGTGGGCTCCACCACTATACTACCCTAGTTGACCCCAAACCCAGTTCTGGTAAATAGTGAAGGCACTAAATAGTGAAAACCACACAActcagtaatccacagcaaacCACTTTACACGCAATACTATTTTGTGCTGACACACAAGGACCCTTGCTATAGGTATGCTCAAAAGTGGAGCTAAACAGTTCTGCTACCCAGAGCCTCAGTTCAACAAAAAAAGGAACTAGAAAGATAAAAGTAAATCTGGCCATAGACACAGAAAGACTATTTAAAAGCACTTGGCTTGGAGGTAATTTACGGAGAGGAGAAAGCGGCACAAACACTCAGGTAGCTGCACTGGTTCCGCTGTAacaacccaaaaacacacacatcagtttacacatacatacacaatggccctcatttatcaaagcagcgtacgacgagaatcatacgtacgtcgtgcgtacgttctttttctacgaccagttggtatttatcaaatctcatcgtaagcgcaggaaagatgaaatcctacgactgctctcagagggtgtacgccgttttcaagttggacttgagatgactatgatcaccaacttgagcagcagttgtagcgcaacaactcattatcataaatatgtggcctacataattacaaaatgtttttacgttgtatattttggctataagccaacgtctacctgtttgaattggtgcaccctttcTGAGAGCGCtccgttaatttggcataggagcaagagacttctaatttgtgatttgacgtgatgtgtgaatatttgtgcaatataggcctacagccgcgaaatgtgccttcagtcgtgggatgaATGACCGACGTCCGTTCTTTtcaacagctgggagttcatgcgcacatcaatcaataacctacagacagtagcctaataatctcccggttgagtttcaacgtttgatcgcacacacctactatccgaatataggctacaccacGTGTGTGTCCTATAACATTTTATAGTCGTCCACTCCATAGGTGGTAAAAGGGTTATCCGGTTGAAGGACTGGAGcgctggagagaagcagggcgcacatgagcgcgagaaggatgtagcgcactggacatgtacaactctccttccccaaccaattgtttgggcactgtttgttggccagtttcacgtaggacccttttcttgacctcgtttacaaaagataatcatatttaattttcatatatttaaataatattcattaaaaatatatcattatgtctactgtagtcaatcaaacatttcattgtgggctaaccatcattatttggaaatcaatctctaccccttccatattgagaaccgaaacagtgtTGACTACtgttgttgattatttccacgtgttattttgttgtctacctcgcgtaaagcctaatttcaagctgtcaatcaaccagaaacgtggatgttttagccggtttgcgtctctccatgtcgcaaactcaggggtgcggtctccttcccgccagtttagagaaggtgtgattattctaattacgatggttttcagacgctggatttatcaacagccgctcgctcttacgatgagattggagaggtacacatgtttagtaaatctcacgtgagcctcgtcgtacgacaagatctgcgctcatttctgcgatggtttctacgcaagtttgaaaAATGAGGGCCAATGCGTTTAGGGCATTCACATTTTTGTTATTCATTTGTACACACATCATTCACATTCATGGCATCCTACGATGG carries:
- the LOC134458771 gene encoding uncharacterized protein LOC134458771, translated to MAVCLRIPKEIPPCFERGDQDDWPGWEDIRRDLEMVAKELQDYHGDEEVDAMGWDEYEAGLADMCSEEEPGSEESSSDDRTDTSRFPARKRVFHLHDKLSKKKKPHLSKDEENTKVKVGLLNVRSLNNKSGRIRALIEERSLDMCLLTETWLRDNADNLLRDACPPNFRFHHKDRAQGRGGGVASLFSDEFQHARIDGHAEAAFECLAVELLHTGWDQSVLVINVYRPPRQGLRNVLDFCKAFGKVFRDSSRPYDCVLVAGDFNFHFERENRISNALFKSFLWLYGLDQHVDRPTHQSGHTLDLVLTTNVEISDLSIENDNIADHYTVYSRARPNMSLDRHQWMNSAKARLRRYLRQLRQR